Part of the Caulobacter sp. SL161 genome is shown below.
ACGACGACGGGGCGATCGATGTGACACGGCGGACGAAGATTTCCTGGGGCGGACCGTTAAGCCTGTTGAATCAACGGCGACTTGCCTTCGCGCCTGTGGACGACTAGGTTCCGCGCCCGTTCTTTCACACCGTCGACCTACCGCTCCGCCGCCGGACTTTCCGGCGGGCGTCGACGGCTTCTTGAGGATAGCCCGCCCGTGCCTACGCCCTCCGCCCTGCTGAACGTGATGATCGAAGCGGCTCGGAAGGCCGCCCGTGGCTTGGCTCGTGACTTCGGCGAAGTCACCGAACTGCAGGTCTCCAAGAAGGGCGCGGCGGACTTTGTCACCAACGCCGACATCAAGGCCGAACAGACCCTGTTCGAGCTGCTGACCAAAGCGCGTCCGGGCTATGGCTTCCTCGGCGAAGAGCGCGGGATGGTCGAAGGCACCGACAAGACCCACACCTGGATCGTCGACCCGCTGGACGGCACCACCAACTTCATGCACGCCATCCCGCACTTTGCAGTGAACATCGCCTTGCAGCGCGAAGGCGAGGGGATCGTCGCCGGCGTCACCTACAACCCGATCACCAACGACCTGTTCTGGGTCGAGAAAGGCAAGGGCGCGTTCCTCGGCGCCGAAAAGCGCCTGCGCGTCGCCGCCCGCCGTCACCTGGACGAGGCGATCCTCGCCACCGGCGTGCCGTTCGCCGGCAAGCCCGGCCACGGTCAGTTCCTGAAGGAGCTGCACCAGGTCAGCCAGAAGGTCGCGGGCGTCCGTCGCTTCGGCGCGGCTTCGCTGGACCTGGCCTGGGTCGCCGCTGGCCGCTTCGACGCCTTCTGGGAACGGAACCTCAATAGCTGGGACGTCGCAGCCGGCGTGCTGATGATCCAGGAGTCGGGCGGCAAGATCACCACGATTGACGAAAACGATCACGACGTCGTGCAGGGCAAGTCGATCCTGGCCAGCAACCAGGACCTCCACCCGCAGATCCTGGAGCGTCTGCGGGCGGCTTAAAAACCTGTCATCCCGGGCGAAGCGCAGCGCGGACCCGGGACCGCGCCAGGCGTACAGGGTCCGACGGTCCCGGCTCGGCGCGCTTCGCGCTTGGCCGGGATGACAGTTTTCAAGGTCTAGCCAAACCGTCACATCCGCGCGCTAAATCGCGGTCCATGACCCTGCTGACCCGTCGCGCCCTGACCACCGCCGCCCTCGCCGGCACGTTCCTGCCCGGCCTCGCCCGCGCTCAGAGCAAGAAGCCGATCGTCATCGGCCACCGCGGCTGCAGCGGCGAGCGGCCCGAACACACCGCCCTGGCCTACGAGCGCGCCATCGAGCAGGGCGCGGATTTCATTGAGCCGGATCTCGTCCCGACCAAGGACGGACACTTGGTCGCCCGCCACGAGAACGAGATCGGCGGGACGACCGACATCGCCAGCCGTCCCGAGTTCGCCGCGCGCAAGGCCACCAAGACGATCGACGGCGAGCAGATCACCGGCTGGTTCACCGAAGACTTCACGCTGGCCGAGCTGAAGACCCTGCGCGCCCGCGAACGCCTGCCGCAGTTGCGCCCGGCCAGCGCCGCCTTTGACGGTCAGGCCCTGATCCCCACCTTCGAAGAAGTGTGGGCGATCGCCCAGGCGGGCTCCAAGCGGACGGGCCGCACGATCGGCGTCTATCCCGAGCTGAAGCACCCGACCTATTTCGCCGCGATCGGCCTGCCGACCGAGGCGCGCCTGGTGACCAAGCTGAAGGCGCTGGGCCTGAACTCGGCCACCGCCCCGGTGTTCGTGCAGTGCTTCGAAATCGCTCCTCTGAAGCGACTGCGCGCCCTGACCTCGGCGCGCCTGGTGTTCCTGGTCGACGCGGAAGGCGGGCCGGCCGACCAGCCCGGCGTCAAGTACGCCGATCTGATCACCGCCCAGGGCCTGAAGGACGTCGCCGTCTATGCCGACGGCCTTGGTCCGAACTGGAAGCTCGTCGTGCCCCACGACGGTCAGGCTCTCGGCGCGCCGACCACCCTGGTCCGCGACGCGCACGCTGCCGGCCTGGCGGTGCACCCCTGGACCGTGCGCTCGGAGAACGCCTTCCTGCCGGCGAGCCTGCGCAAGGGCGACCCCGCCGCCCCCAGCTTCCTGGCCCAGCATGGCGACTCCGAAGCCGTGCTCAAGGCGCTCTATGCGGCAGGCGTCGACGGCGTGTTCAGCGACTTCCCGGCCCTGGCGGTCGCCGCGCGCGGCTGACGTCCGGCGGATCTCTCCGGGCTCTTGCGCAAGCCAGGCGCGCCGGTGCAGCGTGCGCCCGCTTTGAAGTCGCATGCGAGAAACGCCATGAAGATCCGTCACGCCGCTTCTGCGGCCGCGCTTGCGGTCGCGCTTGTCTTTGGCGGGCCCACGCTGGCCTCACCGGGATCGGAT
Proteins encoded:
- a CDS encoding inositol monophosphatase family protein codes for the protein MPTPSALLNVMIEAARKAARGLARDFGEVTELQVSKKGAADFVTNADIKAEQTLFELLTKARPGYGFLGEERGMVEGTDKTHTWIVDPLDGTTNFMHAIPHFAVNIALQREGEGIVAGVTYNPITNDLFWVEKGKGAFLGAEKRLRVAARRHLDEAILATGVPFAGKPGHGQFLKELHQVSQKVAGVRRFGAASLDLAWVAAGRFDAFWERNLNSWDVAAGVLMIQESGGKITTIDENDHDVVQGKSILASNQDLHPQILERLRAA
- a CDS encoding glycerophosphodiester phosphodiesterase — encoded protein: MTLLTRRALTTAALAGTFLPGLARAQSKKPIVIGHRGCSGERPEHTALAYERAIEQGADFIEPDLVPTKDGHLVARHENEIGGTTDIASRPEFAARKATKTIDGEQITGWFTEDFTLAELKTLRARERLPQLRPASAAFDGQALIPTFEEVWAIAQAGSKRTGRTIGVYPELKHPTYFAAIGLPTEARLVTKLKALGLNSATAPVFVQCFEIAPLKRLRALTSARLVFLVDAEGGPADQPGVKYADLITAQGLKDVAVYADGLGPNWKLVVPHDGQALGAPTTLVRDAHAAGLAVHPWTVRSENAFLPASLRKGDPAAPSFLAQHGDSEAVLKALYAAGVDGVFSDFPALAVAARG